GCACGGCGACCGGCAGCACCTCACGATCGGAGCGGAGCCGGACGTGCGGGTCGGCGTGGCTTGCGGCGTGGGCGTCGGCATAGGCGGAGGCATCGGCCATGGCACTTCTCCCGGACGATCAGGCTGCTGCTGCCAGGGCCTATTTCAGCCCGCCCATCTCCTTCCAGAAGCGCTCGGCCCCGGGATGCAGCGGCACGCCCGGTGCCACCGCGGTGATCTCGGGGGTGAGTTCCTTGAGCGTCGCCGAGATGCCCTTGAACGTCTCGAAGTCCCCGGCGAAGGTCTTGAGGATGAAATAGGCGTCGTCGGCCGGCATGGATTCGGGCACGACCATCATCGCGACCGTTCCGAAGGTCGGTACCGTCTCCGTCTGGCCCGGATAGGTGCCCGCCGGGATCTCCGTGCGCAGGTAGCCGGCGTTCATCTTCAGGATCCTGGCGAACACCTCGTCGGATGTGCCGAGGAAGCGCACCGGCACGGACGTCGCGACATCCAGGAAGACCGGCCCCGGATAGGCGCTCATCGCGGCGAAGCCGACGAAGCGCCGGTCCTTCGTGCCGTCGGCGCCGAACTGCTGTCCGCCGACGGCGAGGTCGATGTCGCTCTCCTTCAGGCCGTGCCCCTCGAGGAAATGCTTGAAGGCGGTCTGCGACATGTTGCCGACGGCCTGGGCGGAGAATTTCTTGCCCTTCAGATCGGCTGCGGTCTTCACGCCGCTCGCCTCCGAGACGACCACGTGCGTGCCGTTGCGCTGGAACGTCATCAGCGCCTTGAAGCCGCTCACTTTCTGGGGGAACGGCGCCTCGCCGTTGTAGGCCATGCCTGCCGCCGCGGCGAAGGT
This genomic stretch from Constrictibacter sp. MBR-5 harbors:
- a CDS encoding TAXI family TRAP transporter solute-binding subunit, with protein sequence MPKKMLRVLAAVAGVLALSGQAVTPAEAKPKQVTLFTGPVNTSFYIIGGYIATALNREGVPANSELGAALTNIMKVAAGDGEIGFTFAAAAGMAYNGEAPFPQKVSGFKALMTFQRNGTHVVVSEASGVKTAADLKGKKFSAQAVGNMSQTAFKHFLEGHGLKESDIDLAVGGQQFGADGTKDRRFVGFAAMSAYPGPVFLDVATSVPVRFLGTSDEVFARILKMNAGYLRTEIPAGTYPGQTETVPTFGTVAMMVVPESMPADDAYFILKTFAGDFETFKGISATLKELTPEITAVAPGVPLHPGAERFWKEMGGLK